In the genome of Diabrotica undecimpunctata isolate CICGRU chromosome 2, icDiaUnde3, whole genome shotgun sequence, the window gttgatgatgttgtcggaattttttctacttttcggCTGTGATATgatgcattatccattacaatgatagcgttttttggtaatttttgcaAGATAATATTAAACCAATTTTCAAAAACAGATGCATTCATTTCTTCATGGTAATCCTCTGTCTTTCTTCCCTCAAAAAGTAAAACCCCTTCATTAACAAATCCTAACTCTGATCCAACATGTAAAACTATGAGGCGTTTTCCTTTCCCCGATGGGTTTCTCAAACCAGTAGACAGCCCCTCAACGAATGCCTGTCTAGGGTTTTTTATGGCACAGTCCACCCACACTTTATCTTTGGTGTGACCTTCATTTACCCATGTTTCGTCAAGGTAATAAATGGGCCTACCTTCACTTCTGTACCTTTTTATAGAAGTTAGGTAATTACGCCTCCATCTGACAATATCATCACGTTCAATTAGAATACTTGTTCGACTTCTCTTCAAGTACCTACAAAACAATAGAATGTTACATTTAGACCAGGGCAGATCTGTGAAAAAAGTCTGTTTTTGGATATGAGAGGTGGCatgtggcattcggatttttgcagaaaaagttagGTAATAACTTCAATAATAACAATTGACTCATGCTCCCTCTCAAATATGCCCGGAgcattaataaaaacattaaaatatttaaaaattactaaaaatatcgatttttgtcTACTTTCTTTGCtcataactttaaaactattaaTTTTGGAGGAAAGTCgtacataaataaaacaaagataattAAATTTCCTATGATATATGAGTGGTTAAAAATGTCTTCCAACCATTTAGGTTGTACTTAGGTCCTTCGTAATTGGtttagaaaatttttataatctacTCAAACCGTCCaccaaatttgaaattttttaaaaacttttataacaaACATTAGACCATTTAGatgtttgcaattttttttaaatataaagacgCACTCTACCGGTCTAATACACTACAGAATTGAAATCGTATTATTTAGGCGGTCTCAGcaatgttttaaagttataaacaatttttttgcttataaacaaatagattATTGAAAAAACCATACTGGAACAGACTCGGTAGACGCTTcttgtaaaagaaaaaaagttgaattgCGAGGAGTAGTTCTAGTTCCTGAGATACAATCGGTCAAATTTGACCGGTATTTGCGACGAAGCTATACCTAAACAGTAGGATGGTAACTTTTGAACCATTACCTTATTTTTTCGGTTCTCTTTCTCTATACATTTTTTCATATGTTTAAAACActcataacataaaataaaaatgttatgtttgttgcatatatttaagtttgtattacAGATGGTAAAGAAAGAGAAGAGAAAATATGATGGCAGATGAAGGATGAAGAGAACCGCATGATGGCAGAAGGTTAAGGTTAAGATTCGTAGCTTTTAGCAAAGCTTTGCTTTTAGTATTAGTATTATCAAAGAATATGTATTATATTCTTTGATTGTACTTACATACATATTAAAATTAGAGCCGTGTCCCACAATTTGTGAATTTTAAGTTGCTAAAGTTGCATTTAAGGAAGTAACACAGAATCCATATATACAATTTATACATCTGGAATAGCTGTGAGTCAAACTGAAATAAATACCCAAATTCATTCTACATTTACAGTGGAATCGTTTAATGAATCAGTTACAAAATTGTCACGATGGGTGAAACGCCTGGAAGGAgcttttaaagtttttgaaatagATCACAATATGAAATTATCTTATCTATTAGATTATATGGGTCCTGAAGCCTATGATACACTATGTGACTAGTAAGTACCAGATGATAAAACATAGAATGAAATTATTACActatgtaatgtacaatttttacAATCATGTCCCTTTGGAAATTGCTGAAATTTACAGGTTTCAAACCAGAAAATAAGCCGAGGGAGAATCAGTGCAAGAATTCTTACTAGCATTACAGAAGACAGCAATAAATTGCAATTTTTAAGCATATCTAAAATCTGTAATAAGGAACCAATTTGTCTTTGGATTACgttccaaaaaaaaatacaagcaagACTATTGGAAACAAGGAATCTAGACTTGGATCGAGCAGTAGAGATTGACAGTAGTTTGGAAACGATCAGAAAAGAACAGTAAtcaattaaattacaataattcaattaacaaaatattcaaaactcAATAAGAGTAAAAAACATACTAATACAAGTTAAAATGTAAATTCAAGTACAAATATTACACATTCTAGTTCAAACACTAAAACAGGTATATGTTATCGTTTGTGGGGATGCTTCTCATTTAGCCAAtcaatgtaaaaagaaaaatttggtaTGTAATTTTTGTAAGAAAAGAGGACATTTACAAAAAGTTTGTTTGAAAACTAAAAACATAAATGCTGTTGAGGAAATTTTAAATGTACATTCAACTAATTTAAAAGATAAATTTATTATTGGTTTGAAAGTAAATAACAAACCGATACAGTTTGAAATTGATTCAGATGCTGTTGTcagtattattaacaaaaatgtatttaattagaaTTGTACTGAATTACAATTACAAAATACTAATATAAAGTTAGCTACTTACTGTAAAAATGAATTACATGTTTTAGGTATGGCTTTGGTGACAGTTCAGCATCAGAATAAAACTAAATTCTTGAAATTATATATACTTGATGGTGAAGGTCCTTCATTGGTTGGGAGAGAGTGGATCCATTCATTAGATATAAATTTACACAATGTGAACACTGTCTCAAATGCAGAAAAGGAGTTACAAcaattgtttacaaaatataaagATTTATTTGACAAATCTATTGGACAATTTTCGATTTCTGATACCAAAGTTATACCTACCTTAAGTAGATCTCCAAGAATATGTAAACCTATTGTAAAaatgaatttgtaaaaaaattcattGTCAAGGAAGAAAATGTTATATTTGATGcatatatttaagtttgtattacAGAtggtaacagaaaagaaaagaaggagAGAACCGGATGGCAGAAGGTTAAGGTTAAGATTCATAGTTTTTAGTATTGTACttacatattataataaagtAGTTTTCAAGTAATATATATTTCATTCTACACTATATACACagtacacaacaaaaaacaatcaGTATTGAGCGattatttggtataaaaataccaaaaattcaaaaaaaatagGTTGAAGAAAGTTTAACTTCAAAGTTCAAAATcggtatacataaaaaaatgcattttctCAGCTTCCAATCgagcaattttcttcatttttttttttttaatccgaaGTAACTCGAGTAGAGCCAGCTAAATAGCGCATTATCAAATTCcaaatatgttttaattttattataataaataaataaatttttttctaacACACATCTACCTTACTAACGCACTTCTAAATGCCAAAAAGGCTTTAGTTTTgttgtaataaattaatttatttataacaaaataaaaccacATAGGTATTTCTTCCTACGTTGtggaattttttttacaaaaacttaccACACATATACCTTTTAACGTTATAAATAGAAATATTCTCATTTTAATAgtctataattatttaaacaatctttgtttaaacaaattaaatttttttgttaatttttttttacctggCGGGGTACTTATCAGTTTCAGCGGTTCTGATTTCGCCCCAGAAGAATATGTCATCTGTGTTTATATTTCCTTGATCAAATAAAGACTATTTAATTAAACAAAGATTGTTTAACTAATTATACAGCTTCAAATGAGACAATTTGCATTTAGAGCGTTAAAAGGTCTACAACATAGGAAAAAagaagtagttatattttgttaatttatttttaacaacattaAAGCATCTTTTGGATTAATggtattgctattttgcagcaagggaAATAAATTAAGACAGTTTTAACCTCTATTCGTATAACAGGAAATTTAATCAttacctttattttatttttgtacggctttgctccaaaatgaatagttttaaagttataagcaaagaaaatagaaaaaaaatctatattttcaGAGCTCTTTATCTTCTAATCGATTCCCTAATTcagacataatatattttttgggttgcacgttttatttattattgtggctaacctatatttacttacttaaaattgatttgcttcaagaatttatataataatgaacgacacatatttggaagatctgggcggttgtttacttcacttaaaattttatttaatgtaggcatttcattcttgaaaaagaagctgTGTACTATCTGGCGTATAgatgttttaactttttcatcATATGTTGCAAGAATAGAAGGTCgaccgccaatatttttaggacatcttactgttccagtttgcttatattctttaattgttcggtaaatagttgaattcgcaacacctaaaattagcacattactttagtaagtcttgattttaactataactattctgcaaaactaacctgttgcctgttttatttttgctaccgtggctgttattttcattccagaattatcacttttgatttgtttatacatgtttataatgTTTCTTGTTTCTCATTTGTAGATAAATGACCCAAATGTACTCGGCGTTTTTTTGGTGGagaaaaattaattgaatccatattgttatcttaataacactaatcaCTAATatgtcgctaaatagttctgaaaagaactgtttttatat includes:
- the LOC140433391 gene encoding uncharacterized protein, with amino-acid sequence MPTLNKILSEVNNRPDLPNMCRSLLYKFLKQINFKYLKRSRTSILIERDDIVRWRRNYLTSIKRYRSEGRPIYYLDETWVNEGHTKDKVWVDCAIKNPRQAFVEGLSTGLRNPSGKGKRLIVLHVGSELGFVNEGVLLFEGRKTEDYHEEMNASVFENWFNIILQKLPKNAIIVMDNASYHSRKVEKIPTTSSTKKYMQEWLQIKNIPFDMEMVRSELLHLVRVNKDKYNMYVTDEMAKTNGQIVLRLPPYHCELNPIEKIWAQVKNEVALKNTTFKLKEVKKLLLQALENVTTTHWQNCVNHILKEEEKMCKLDGIMDSVIEPLIIPIGNDSNTSSSEDE